A portion of the Podospora pseudoanserina strain CBS 124.78 chromosome 2, whole genome shotgun sequence genome contains these proteins:
- the PSD2 gene encoding phosphatidylserine decarboxylase (COG:I; EggNog:ENOG503NVAR) codes for MARFIPNRLKPGYSNSAANSASNSRSASPMRSKGDSASPEGRRETGLVVQVSILRAKDLAAKDRGGTSDPYLVLNLGESKHITHTESKTLNPEWNETCQLPINGIQSLLLDVNCWDKDRFGKDYLGEFDLALEEIFADEKIEQPPTWYKLKSKRPGKKTGVVSGEVLLQFSLLDTSNKDASPQQIYEKFAAIAKSAPAVDASLTPTPSRTPVLAPTKGKVPSPAPSLGGRVTDDADEDDDYDYEDETPEDEDPTKPETAEKRRRRLRIKGLKRKKRQNPYEFINGGSDVVGIIFLEICKITDLPPESNVTRTSFDMDPFVVASLGKKTYRTKTIRHNLDPVFNEKMIFQVLNHEQQYQFAFTVIDHDKYSGNDFIASVNFPVQEIISKAPKADPTTGLYNLKEVAEFSAPAQRTRFMRLGLSRTNSTQSLSKQARPALSKNPSTLTNVSSLVATPTLGSGQQLHEVPEGAQTPAINAPIPAGLVQPGEGGVAAAAANTAENASPETEDPDFFPYTLPLRMKNLEKWEDKHNPQLYIRAKYMPYAALRQQFWRALLKQYDADESGLISKVELTTMLDSLGSTLRESTIDSFFLRFPHKAGDNEDVEDLTMDEAVICLEDQLESKVRTPGVAERVKNILPDAAEKVKNLLPIPGKESHPDTVQPPSESDLGGTDSITVPELATPGEEGDYLDRDDLNASNTEEHVVEIRECPICHQPRLNKRKDADIITHIATCASQDWRQVNNLMMGGFVTSSQAQRKWYSKVITKISYGGYKLGANSANILVQDRITGQINEEKMSVYVRLGIRLLYKGLKSNNMEKKRIRKLLKSLSIKQGKKYDDPASKAEIPKFIAFHGLDLSEVLLPLDQFKNFNEFFYRALKPDARPVSAPNNPRIVVSPADCRSVVFNRVDIATKVWIKGREFSVKRLLGDAYPEDAHRYEAGGALGIFRLAPQDYHRFHIPVDGVMREPKTIAGEYYTVNPMAIRSALDVYGENVRIVVPIDSPEFGRVMVICIGAMMVGSTVITKKEGDEVKRGDELGYFKFGGSTLVVLFESGKMVFDDDLVDNSNTALETLVRVGMSVGHAPSEPQWTPDMRKDDAQITEADKQDAKRRIQGQVAEESPNDDSGSGLDVDGEGDGEVTVKVPHLGTTNGPAVTA; via the exons ATGGCTCGCTTCATCCCCAACCGTCTGAAGCCGGGCTACTCCAACTCTGCCGCCAACTCAGCTTCGAACAGCCGTAGTGCCAGCCCCATGCGCAGCAAAGGAGATTCCGCCAGCCCAGAGGGCCGCAGGGAGACGGGCCTGGTGGTGCAGGTATCGATTCTACGG GCCAAAGATCTCGCTGCCAAGGACAGGGGAGGAACGTCGGATCCG TATCTCGTACTCAATCTTGGCGAATCGAAGCACATTACACATACCGAATCGAAGACACTGAACCCGGAATGGAACGAAACATGCCAGCTCCCCATCAATGGCATCCAGAGCCTGCTCCTCGATGTGAACTGCTGGGATAAGGATCGCTTTGGGAAGGACTACTTGGGCGAGTTTGACCTTGCCCTGGAGGAGATCTTCGCCGATGAAAAGATCGAGCAGCCGCCAACATGGTACAAGCTGAAGAGCAAGCGTCCAGGGAAGAAGACGGGCGTTGTTTCGGGCGAGGTCTTGCTGCAGTTCTCTCTGCTCGACACCTCCAACAAGGACGCCAGCCCCCAGCAGATCTACGAGAAGTTCGCTGCAATTGCTAAATCTGCTCCGGCAGTCGACGCCTCGTTGACCCCTACTCCATCCCGTACCCCCGTGCTTGCTCCGACCAAGGGCAAGGTGCCATCGCCGGCGCCTTcgttggggggaagagtaACCGACGACGCcgatgaggacgacgacTACGACTACGAGGACGAGACCCCCGAAGATGAGGACCCTACCAAGCCGGAAACTgccgagaagagaaggaggagactgCGGATCAAGGGGCTGAAGCGCAAAAAGAGGCAAAACCCCTACGAATTTATCAACGGCGGTAGTGACGTGGTTGGTATTATTTTCCTGGAGATTTGCAAGATTACCGACCTTCCCCCGGAGTCGAACGTTACAAGGACGAGCTTTGACATGGATCCTTTTGTGGTTGCCTCGCTAGGCAAAAAGACATACCGGACCAAGACGATCCGTCACAACCTGGATCCCGTGTTCAACGAGAAGATGATCTTCCAGGTGTTGAACCACGAACAGCAGTACCAGTTTGCTTTTACTGTCATTGACCACGACAAGTACTCTGGAAACGATTTCATTGCCTCCGTAAACTTTCCGGTACAGGAAATCATCTCCAAGGCACCAAAGGCGGACCCCACCACTGGACTGTACAACTTGAAGGAAGTAGCTGAGTTTTCGGCTCCGGCGCAGAGGACCCGTTTTATGAGACTGGGTCTTTCCCGGACCAACTCTACCCAGAGCTTGTCCAAGCAAGCTAGGCCTGCATTGTCCAAGAATCCGTCAACCTTGACCAATGTATCTTCTCTTGTCGCAACGCCGACATTGGGCTCTGGTCAACAGCTTCATGAGGTGCCTGAGGGCGCTCAAACACCCGCTATCAATGCTCCGATCCCCGCCGGACTCGTTCAGCCGGGGGAAGGCGGTGTCGCTGCGGCCGCGGCGAACACGGCTGAGAATGCCTCACCGGAAACTGAAGATCCCGATTTCTTCCCTTACACACTTCCCCTCAGGATGAAGAACCttgagaagtgggaggaCAAGCATAATCCACAGCTGTACATCCGTGCCAAGTACATGCCTTACGCCGCACTCAGGCAACAGTTCTGGAGAGCTCTGTTGAAGCAGTACGACGCCGACGAGAGCGGACTTATTAGCAAGGTCGAGTTGACCACCATGTTGGACTCTTTGGGATCGACCCTGCGCGAGTCGACGATTGACAGCTTCTTCCTCCGATTCCCCCATAAGGCGGGTGATAATGAAGACGTCGAGGACCTAACCATGGATGAGGCCGTCATCTGCCTGGAGGACCAGCTTGAGTCCAAGGTCAGAACTCCGGGTGTCGCGGAGCGTGTGAAGAATATTCTCCCAGATGCCGCCGAAAAGGTTAAGAACCTGCTGCCTATACCCGGCAAGGAGTCGCATCCCGATACTGTCCAGCCACCGAGCGAATCTGACCTTGGCGGAACCGACAGCATCACTGTTCCAGAGCTGGCGACTCCAGGCGAAGAGGGCGATTACCTCGACCGGGACGATCTCAATGCTAGCAACACCGAAGAACATGTGGTAGAGATCCGCGAATGCCCCATCTGCCATCAACCGCGCTTGAACAAGCGCAAGGATgcagacatcatcacccataTTGCCACCTGTGCCAGCCAGGACTGGCGACAGGTGAACAACctgatgatgggtgggttCGTTACGTCCAGCCAGGCCCAACGCAAGTGGTACTCCAAGGTGATCACCAAGATCTCCTACGGTGGCTACAAGCTCGGTGCCAACTCTGCCAACATCCTCGTGCAAGACCGCATCACCGGTCAGATCAACGAAGAGAAGATGAGCGTCTACGTCCGTCTTGGTATTCGCTTGTTGTACAAGGGTCTCAAGTCCAACAATatggagaagaagcgcaTTCGCAAGCTGCTCAAGTCTCTCAGTATTAAGCAGGGTAAGAAATATGACGACCCTGCTTCCAAGGCCGAAATCCCCAAATTCATCGCCTTCCACGGATTGGACTTGTCTGAGGTGTTGCTTCCTCTGGACCAGTTCAAGAACTTCAACGAGTTTTTCTACCGCGCTCTCAAGCCTGATGCCAGACCAGTTTCTGCACCAAACAACCCGCGCATTGTGGTCTCTCCGGCCGATTGCAGATCCGTGGTTTTTAACCGCGTTGACATTGCCACCAAGGTCTGGATCAAGGGTAGAGAATTCAGCGTCAAGCGTCTCCTAGGCGATGCCTACCCTGAAGATGCCCACCGCTACGAAGCCGGTGGCGCGCTGGGTATTTTCAGACTGGCGCCTCAAGACTACCACAGATTCCACATCCCCGTGGATGGTGTTATGAGGGAACCTAAGACCATTGCAGGTGAATACTACACTGTCAACCCAATGGCTATTCGGTCGGCGCTGGATGTGTACGGCGAGAATGTGAGGATTGTCGTACCTATTGACTCCCCAGAATTCGGACGGGTAATGGTGATTTGCATTGGTGCCATGATGGTGGGCAGCACCGTCATTAcaaagaaggaaggggacGAGGTCAAGAGGGGTGATGAGCTGGGCTACTTCAAGTTTGGCGGGTCgacgctggtggtgctgtttgAGAGTGGAAAgatggtgtttgatgatgacttGGTGGACAATTCGAATACTGCGCTGGAGACCTTG GTCCGTGTCGGCATGTCGGTCGGCCACGCCCCCTCTGAACCGCAATGGACCCCTGACATGCGCAAGGACGACGCTCAAATCACCGAGGCGGACAAGCAGGACGCCAAGCGCAGGATCCAAGGGCAGGTCGCGGAGGAGAGCCCGAACGATGACAGCGGCAGCGGGCTTGATgtggacggggagggtgatggcgAAGTGACAGTCAAGGTTCCCCACCTGGGGACGACAAACGGGCCGGCAGTAACCGCCTGA
- a CDS encoding hypothetical protein (COG:U; EggNog:ENOG503NV0Y), whose translation MDPYSAEGELINIHNHFHQGQYQEVVDYGVSTLSSENELPARVLQLRARIALGQAEDALADVTGEKEPELQAIAALAEQALGNSDKAVGIIEKLAESAAGNTTVQVVGGTVLQAAGKSEEALALLSQHQGSLDAVALIVQIHLQQNRNDLAVKEVTAARRWAQDSLLVNLAESWVGLRLGGEKYQQAFYVFEELAQAPATSSVRSLVSQAVAELHLGRTEEAQAALDQALKKEPKFAEAIANLLVLNVIAGKDGAEQKTLLEATDAQHPLLVDLAEKSDLFDKAASKYSAKVSA comes from the exons ATGGATCCCTACTCGGCCGAAGGCGAactcatcaacatccacaaTCATTTTCACCAAGGACAATACCAAGAAGTGGTCGACTACGGTGTTTCCACCCTGTCCTCCGAGAACGAGCTCCCCGCCCGTGTCCTCCAGCTGCGAGCTCGCATCGCTCTAGGCCAGGCCGAGGATGCCCTCGCCGACGTAACGGGCGAGAAGGAGCCAGAGTTGCAGGCCATCGCTGCCCTGGCCGAGCAAGCGCTTGGGAACAGCGACAAGGCGGTTGGCATCATCGAGAAGCTCGCAGAGTCAGCGGCCGGCAACACTACAGTACAGGTTGTGGGCGGGACAGTATTGCAGGCTGCGGGCAAGAGTGAGGAGGCTTTGGCGCTTCTTTCGCAACACCAGGGAAGCT TGGACGCCGTTGCGCTTATTGTGCAGATCCATCTGCAACAAAACAGAAATGACCTTGCAGTCAAGGAGGTTACCGCCGCGCGGCGGTGGGCGCAGGACAGTTTGTTGGTGAACTTGGCAGAGtcttgggttgggttgaggCTG GGCGGTGAGAAGTACCAACAAGCCTTCTACGTCTTTGAGGAGCTCGCGCAAGCACCCGCTACATCATCAGTCCGGTCCCTCGTCTCCCAGGCCGTTGCCGAGCTTCACCTTGGCAGAACAGAAGAGGCCCAAGCTGCTCTCGACCAGGCCTTGAAAAAGGAGCCAAAGTTCGCCgaggccatcgccaacctTCTGGTGCTGAACGTCATTGCCGGCAAGGATGGTGCGGAGCAGAAGAC TCTTCTCGAAGCCACAGACGCTCAGCACCCTCTCCTGGTGGACCTGGCGGAAAAGAGTGATCTGTTTGACAAGGCGGCGTCAAAGTACAGCGCCAAGGTCTCTGCGTAG